In Planctomycetota bacterium, the sequence AACGCCTCGACCTTGGCGTGAATGGCGAACATTTTCTCAACGAATGTTCGCCGGAAATGCAAAAGCCGCATTTTGAACGGCCCTTCATCCTCGGCCCCGAGGCTTACGCCGGTTTCCTGAAGAAACTGCCCGACATAGGACTGAAGTTGGATGCGGTTGGTTGGCTCCCTGCCGCTTGCGGTCCCAGCCTCGACGAACACGCGATTACGAATATCGCCGGTGCCGATAAAACGCTGGATGTACTCGAACCGGTCGTTGCGACCGAACCCGCCGATGGTCTGGCTTTCGTGTTCAACAAACGTCAGCGCCGGATGGCATTCGATGGCGTCTCGCAGTTTTTTCAGTTCGCGGTCAATTGCTTTCTTGCCCAGGGCCGGCGCAAAGGCGGTCGGGTCAAAGAAGATGTCAATATCTTCTGAGAACCGTTGGATCAGGTTCCAGCCCTTGGACAAACTTGTGCCGCCCTTGAAGATGACCTTACCGCCAGCAACCTGCTCGATGATCCGCAGGGTTTCGGTGACGAAGTAATCCTTCTCGATGATGGACTCGCGCAGGCCCTGCGAGCGGAAATGTTCCGCCGCGCGGATGATGGCCTGCTCGAAGTCGGGATGCTCGAACAACTTCATGGCCTGCGCTCCTTCGCTTGCCATTTCAGAGCGTACGCCAGAACGGCCAGAATCCCAAAATCGAACCGAGAGAGCGGATTCAGGCTCTTTCGCAGCAGCGCGAGCTGGTGCTGGGCTTGGCCGAGTTGCTGGCCGATAGCTCCCAGCATGGCGCGGACACGCGGCGGCTCTGATTCGGCTACTTTCAGGAGACGCTCGAAGCGGCCCGGTTCGCGGAAGTGTTTGAGCAGCTTGCCCACGGTTTCTTCTGGCGACAACTCGCTCGCTTCTCCTCGCCTACGGAGGAAGTCGAGCAGGGCCGTATCGGCCTCAGGGAGTCCCCGCCAGGCTTCCGGCCTCCGCGTGTGGATGACGGTTTCTTTACCGACGATCAGCCGTGGCAGGCTGAAGCCATCGGTCGCCACTTCCACCTGGGCCGGGTTTTGCGTGGTGAAGCCGAGCAAGTTGGCCGCAGCAATGCCGGCAGGGAAGACTCCTCGCCTGTGAACCGGCAAAGACCGGATTTGGGCGCGATTGGGCTTGCTGTCTCCAAACGCCGTTGGCCGGGGCCGGTAATACAGCCCTTTTCCCAGACGCTGGATCACGCCCTGCCGTGACAAACGTGACAGTGCCTGAGCCACCGCCGTAAACGGCATTCCCTCAAAGTCCGCCAACCGCCAGACCCGCTCCCCACCCACCTCGACTCGGCGTCGTACGGTGTCAGCGGTGTTGGCGGCATCCGCTGCGGTTTTCTGCTGGTTCCTCATGAAATAATTGTCGCCCAGGCGCAGCCAAAGTCAAGTTTTTATGAAGTAAAACTTGACACGCGCCTTACAGGACGAGGATAAAGCCGCTGGGAAATCAAAACAATAACCATCAGTCTGGTTTTGGCTTATCGCTCCCGAACTGGCGACGCAACCCGGTTTTCCAGCCTCCCACCCCGGCGATAAAAAGTTCAATAGCCGTCTTGTCGCCCCGACTTGACGGGACAGAAAGCCCTTCGGCGAGCACGTCGAAGGGCTTTCTTATTTGTGGGGCGAGACTTGTGTCGTTGAGTCGGCAGTTCAAAAACACGATTTCCAGAATTCGCCGCTTGGCGGCGTAGTCGGCTGTAAGCCACCGTTGGCGAAGAGTTTGCGAGAGTTCAAAAACTTTCGCGGCCAATTCCGCCAATTCATCGTGCGAGCGGTCCAGCACGTCGAGTTGCAGCTTGATCCGCGCCAGCCGGTTCCCTACTGCCATTCGTCCGGCTTAGTGAGCTTGGTTTTGAGTTCCCCGGTGAGCGGATGCCCACAGTGCCCTCGCTGGATCAGCTCGCCGGCATCGGTCATGGCGTGCGACTGATAAACGTGCCCCCTAAGAATCGCTTGCACGCGGTCCCAGGTGCTTCGATCGACCAGCAGTTCATGCTTGCCAGGATACCATTGACATCGGAATTCAATTTCGCCGAGGTAGGCCCGATCCTTCAGGATGTTATGGACCGAGCTACGGGTGAAGCGCGGCGTCTTCGAGCGAAACTGCCGCCCTTCCGCAGCCCACGTCGCGCAGCCGGTCCAACGGCGGCACCAGCACTTCCATGTATCTCAGTCCCCGCAGGTCGCGCTCACGCAACTTGGCCTTCGACTCGGGCACCAGATGATCACCCGCCCCACCGCGAACCGCCGATTTGACAGCCCCGTCAGGCCTCAATCATCATGCGCCAATCCCGTGCGAACAGGCGCGGTATGCCCCCTTTTCTTTTGAGAAGAAAGCCGCATGGACGACAAGCCGGCTGAACCAACTGTCCGCTCCCCACTCGCAACACCTCGCAGCCTTATGGGTCGCATTCTGACCTATCTGCATTGGGCAATTGCGGCGGTTGGGTTTTGCGCCATGCTGGCCTATTCGGTTGACCATGACGAAACGAGCGTTAAAGGATTCGCCGCCGCCTACAGTGTCGCCATGTTCGTCATGTATTTGGCGCGCATGATTGAAACATGGATTAGCTATCGACGCATGATGCGCGGCAAGGGATAGCTCGGTGCCCCTTGGCCCAAGCCGTTGGAGTGGCCTCGCCAGAATACCTTGTTAGCCGCGGTCGCGGGGCGCTAATCAAGCGGCGCGGCGCCTCGCAACCGAGTTGTCAATTACTCGGCGGTGCCGGCCTTGGCTTCCTGGTCCGATTTGAGCGACGCCAGCAGTTGGTTCAGTTCGTCAAGCTTGATCGGTTTGACCAGATGGTGGTCAAAACCGGCGGCGTAGCTTTGCCGTCGGTCTTCCTCGCGTCCGTAGCCGGTCAGGGCGATCAGCACGATACCCTGCAAGCCAGGCAGCGATCGCAATCGTCGCGCTACCTGGTAGCCATCCATGCCGGGCATGCTAATGTCGATCAGCGCTACCTCGGGACGCAACTCCTCGGCCGCTTCCAAGGCCGCCGCGCCTTCGTGGTAAGACTCGACTTCGTGCCCGAAACAGCGGAGCAACATGGCCAGGCTGAGGGCGGCGTCGGCATTGTCGTCGACCAGCAAGATGCGATGCGCGCCATTGGCCGAGTCTTCGCCGTTCGACGCGTCATCGGGCACCAAGGGTGGCGCCATGTGGCCGACCAAGATCGGCAGCCGCACGACAAACTCGCTGCCTTGGCCCGGCCCTTCGCTACGCGCGTCAACTCGGCCGCCATGCAACTCGACCAGGTGACGCACCAGTGTCAGGCCGATGCCCATCCCGCCGTACGAGCGGTCGAGCGAGTTGTTGACCTGGGTGAACAACTCAAACACTGAAGGCAGCATTTCGGTCGGAATGCCGATGCCGTTGTCTCTGATATGGATCGCCGCTTCTTGGCCCTCGTGTTCGAGCGTCAGGCAAATCTGGCCGCCAGGCTCGGTGAACTTGGCGGCGTTATTCAGTAAATTGCCCAAGACTTGCGTCAGCCGAATCAAATCGCCGTCCA encodes:
- a CDS encoding nucleotidyl transferase AbiEii/AbiGii toxin family protein gives rise to the protein MKLFEHPDFEQAIIRAAEHFRSQGLRESIIEKDYFVTETLRIIEQVAGGKVIFKGGTSLSKGWNLIQRFSEDIDIFFDPTAFAPALGKKAIDRELKKLRDAIECHPALTFVEHESQTIGGFGRNDRFEYIQRFIGTGDIRNRVFVEAGTASGREPTNRIQLQSYVGQFLQETGVSLGAEDEGPFKMRLLHFRRTFVEKMFAIHAKVEAFKQTGKPIGGYARHYYDLFCLAERPEVLAMLRSDEYLIIKADYDRISTKHFSKNYVPPPDMTFAKSSALFPSAELRAALGSEFEAQCQVLCFGPFPSWDSVQTRFEEIRALL